Proteins encoded by one window of Chryseobacterium sp. POL2:
- a CDS encoding DUF4349 domain-containing protein: MKKILAGIIILNTLMMCQKSEIQKVQDHLNSADSLINSVNDHLKNIDSLSINLDSVSIPHIIKEKEKLEKVFDDSKKSIDSLGKNIKDFNEKLESKDIQQQIDSVKSKIKNADQLKKVKERVKVIYKNRPEQQPTQNLPKLDALIKSAHLEINVENLTQTRQELNHEISKFDARIQSENIVSNNEFQTMYVVANIPLSKFDYFVDAVSNNLGTIKNKNIEIKGEDFSSNQLCIVELTIIETQSAKKENEANPNASFSQKAMDAIGNGGKVLGDIFLFLLPFWPIFIIAGIGFYFYKRQQKKKSKTSENTESNKQDLN; the protein is encoded by the coding sequence ATGAAAAAAATTCTAGCAGGCATCATTATTCTAAACACTTTGATGATGTGTCAAAAATCCGAAATTCAGAAAGTGCAAGATCACCTGAATTCCGCGGACAGTTTGATTAATAGTGTTAACGACCATCTTAAAAATATCGATTCGCTTTCCATTAACTTGGATTCGGTGAGCATTCCTCATATTATCAAAGAAAAAGAAAAGCTCGAAAAGGTTTTTGATGATTCTAAAAAATCAATTGACTCTTTAGGCAAAAACATCAAGGATTTTAATGAGAAATTAGAATCAAAAGACATCCAACAACAAATCGATTCTGTAAAGTCTAAAATAAAAAATGCTGACCAACTCAAAAAAGTTAAAGAACGAGTTAAAGTCATCTACAAAAATCGTCCAGAACAACAACCGACGCAAAATCTACCCAAACTAGATGCTTTAATTAAAAGTGCCCATTTGGAAATCAATGTGGAAAATCTGACCCAAACGCGTCAGGAACTAAATCATGAAATTTCGAAATTCGATGCCCGAATTCAGTCCGAAAATATCGTCAGCAATAACGAATTCCAGACGATGTATGTGGTAGCAAATATTCCGTTATCGAAATTTGATTATTTCGTAGATGCGGTTTCAAACAATCTGGGAACAATTAAAAATAAAAACATTGAAATAAAAGGCGAAGATTTTTCGTCCAACCAACTGTGTATTGTAGAACTTACGATTATAGAAACGCAATCTGCCAAAAAAGAAAACGAAGCCAATCCTAATGCCAGTTTCTCACAAAAAGCGATGGATGCGATAGGAAATGGCGGCAAAGTTTTGGGCGATATTTTTCTATTTCTTTTGCCTTTTTGGCCTATATTCATCATTGCAGGCATAGGATTTTATTTTTATAAAAGACAGCAAAAGAAAAAATCAAAAACATCGGAAAACACAGAATCCAACAAGCAAGATTTGAATTAA
- a CDS encoding ZIP family metal transporter, with the protein MIVILLILSVLSGVFLGKYFGSQQKFAKNLLVMSAGFLISICINEVFPEIYGSGNHNIGIFVIGGVLLQMLLESLTKGFEHGHFHHHAEDEHILPLALIIGLFVHAFIEGIPLAQEKEVLSPYLTGILFHNLPISFVLGSFLARSKTFSPKFWLVVAIFAMASPLGMWIGHYFNPEHKIYFLAVVAGIFLHISSVIIFESNKNHKMDWSKIIFVILGIGLAMLGHLTHHH; encoded by the coding sequence ATGATTGTTATTTTATTGATACTAAGTGTTTTATCGGGCGTTTTTCTAGGTAAATATTTTGGAAGTCAGCAGAAGTTTGCAAAAAATCTTTTGGTGATGAGTGCTGGGTTTCTGATAAGCATTTGTATCAATGAAGTTTTCCCCGAAATCTACGGTAGTGGCAATCATAACATTGGTATTTTTGTAATTGGCGGCGTTTTGCTTCAGATGCTTTTGGAAAGTTTAACCAAAGGTTTTGAGCATGGCCATTTTCATCACCATGCAGAAGATGAGCATATTTTACCTTTGGCGCTGATTATAGGATTGTTCGTTCATGCATTTATCGAAGGTATTCCGTTGGCTCAGGAGAAAGAAGTTTTATCACCTTATTTAACGGGAATTTTGTTTCATAATCTTCCGATTTCTTTTGTCTTGGGAAGCTTTTTGGCGAGAAGTAAAACCTTTTCTCCTAAGTTTTGGTTGGTTGTGGCGATTTTTGCAATGGCTTCTCCGCTGGGCATGTGGATCGGACATTATTTCAACCCAGAACACAAAATATATTTCTTAGCCGTTGTTGCCGGAATATTCTTACATATTTCTTCGGTTATTATTTTTGAAAGCAACAAGAATCACAAAATGGATTGGTCCAAAATTATTTTCGTGATTCTGGGTATCGGCCTAGCCATGCTGGGACATTTAACACACCATCATTAA
- a CDS encoding class I SAM-dependent DNA methyltransferase produces the protein MQWFESWFNTPYYHILYKDRDYNEAEHFINLLIKDLEMPPHSRIVDLACGKGRHSIYLNKMDYNVLGLDLSEQSILHNKQFENETLNFAIHDMRDPMHVSEPVDAVFNLFTSFGYFENSEDDLKVFQSVYNAMKPGGYFVLDFLNEGFVRNTLVPHAVVEKEGIQFNISKRIEDNFVVKDIHFHDEGTDFHFFEKVKLSTPQQIEAYAKQVGFERAKVWGDYELNDFDPATSPRCINLFVKK, from the coding sequence ATGCAATGGTTTGAATCTTGGTTTAATACACCCTATTATCATATACTCTACAAAGATAGAGATTACAACGAGGCAGAACATTTTATCAATCTGCTGATTAAGGATTTAGAAATGCCTCCTCATTCGCGGATCGTAGATTTGGCTTGTGGAAAAGGACGACATTCAATTTACCTTAACAAAATGGATTATAATGTTTTGGGATTGGACTTGTCCGAACAGAGTATTCTTCACAACAAACAATTCGAAAACGAAACTTTGAATTTTGCCATTCATGATATGCGAGATCCAATGCATGTTAGCGAGCCTGTTGATGCGGTTTTCAATCTGTTTACCAGTTTTGGATATTTTGAAAACTCTGAGGATGATCTTAAAGTTTTCCAATCGGTTTATAATGCAATGAAGCCTGGCGGTTATTTTGTGCTGGACTTTCTTAATGAAGGATTTGTCAGAAATACTTTGGTGCCGCATGCGGTTGTTGAAAAAGAAGGCATTCAATTTAATATATCGAAAAGAATAGAAGACAATTTCGTTGTTAAAGACATTCATTTTCATGATGAAGGCACAGATTTTCATTTCTTCGAAAAAGTAAAATTGTCAACGCCACAACAGATTGAAGCTTACGCCAAACAAGTTGGTTTTGAGCGTGCTAAAGTCTGGGGCGATTACGAACTTAATGATTTTGATCCTGCCACATCTCCACGTTGCATCAATTTATTCGTAAAAAAATAA